CTTATCTTCGGGAATGTTGCATATTAACGTTTATACTGACCTCTTTTTTGCTTCTTTTATCGAAAATGCCGCCGCTTCCATGCGTTACGCCAGTTTTATCGTTCTCACGCCCTTGGGCATCATGTCCAACATGATTCTCGTGCCGTTTATGCCGATATTTTCTCGACTGACGGAACCGGAAAATTGGGGAGAATTGAAGCAAAGAATCCGTCAGGGTTTATTATTGACGGCTTTAACCATGTTACCCTTCACCGCTATCTTTATCGCCCTCGCTTTCCCGGTAGTGCGAGTTATCTATCAACGGGGTGCTTTTAATCTGGCTGCCTCGGAACAGGTGGTTCCCGTATTAATGGCCTACGGTTTCGGGATGTTTTTCTATCTCGGCCGCGATGTTTTAGTACGAGTGTTCTATGCCTTGGGTGATGGTGACACCCCCTTTAAGGTGAGTATGGTGAATATTTTTCTCAATGGTGTGCTGGATTTCCTCTTGTATAAACCTTTTGGTACTCCGGGGATTGTTTTAGCAACCGTGGGGGTTAATATCATTTCTATGGGCATTTTTACGGTAATTTTAAATCGTCGTTTAGGGGGTTTACCTCTGGGAGAATGGGGTTTATCCTTATTGGGATTAACGGTAATTACAATACTTTCTGGTGTTAGTAGTTGGGGTGCTAGTTGGGGTTGGGAAAAGGTTTTCGGTGCTGGTAATATTTTCTTGCAATTATTACAGTTGGGTTTGGCCTCGACCGTAGCGGTGGGTTTATTCCTCCTCGGTGCGATGTTATTGAAGTTACCTGAATTAGACCTATTAATCTCGCGATTTCGTCAGAAGTTCTTGAAAAAATCTTAGGTTTAAGTTGCTGCCTCACTAGATTAAAGAAGGGTTAAACCCTAGCTAATACCAAATCAGTTTTTAAGAGTCTGATTAACTCCCTCCCTCCCTCGTAATTACTGTTGTAGGGGACGGAAGAATTTTTTCAATTTGCTCGCTCTCTTTTTGTTTAATGTCAAACAAATCCAATCGGATTTGAAGATTTAACCAAAAATCAGGAGAGACTTGCAAGTATTTAGCTAGTCTTAAAGCGGTGCTAGGGGTAATCCCCCGACGACCGTTGACGATTTCGTTAATTTGTCGGTAGGGAACTCCGATTGCGTCGGCAAGTTGACGTTGTGTGATTCCCATCGGCTGCAAAAATTCCTCTTTCAGCATCTGGCCCGGATGGGTGGGTCTTCTATGGGTAGGTATGCGAACCATGCTTATACTCCTTTTTTAACTGGAATGATAATCAACGATTTCAACCATTTTTGCCCCGTTTACAGTCCAGATAAAACAGATACGGTACTGATCATTGATTCGGATACTATACTGACCTTGCCGATCACCGACTAAAACCTCTAAACGATTATTAGGTGGAACGCGGAGGTCATCTAGGGAGGTCGCCGAATCGACTAAATCGAGTTTTCGCCGGGCCACGTTCCATAAATTTCTAGGACAGACTTTCCGCGCTTTTTTTGTATCCTCACCGTTGAAAATATCTTCAGTAGCTGTATTCCTGAACGAGAGGATCATAATAACACGGTAGCACGTTTATCATGTTAGACATTGTTATATCGGAAATGCCAGTTTCCTTGTTCTGACTTTCCCAACCGACGACCGACTCCTAACCGCAGTAAGAAGCTTTTTCAGCAAACCTTATTTATTTTTAGGAATTGGGGGCAGTTGCGGTGATTTTCGGCGAGAATTAGAACCGGATATTTTCGGGGGTAGGGGTGCAGAATTGCGATTAGATAAACTTTGAAGGCTCTTTTTCATATTAGCAGGTTCTGGCAGTTCTAGAGTTACCCCTTCTCTAGCGGTCATTGTTTCCTCTGGTAGGCATAAATCAAAAACAAAGGCAGAATTATTGGTTAAATCGGCAAATTCTAATTTTACCATCTCTCGAGAGGATTCTAGTGCTAATAAAGGTTCAATTTCGGTTTTAATTAACTGTTCTAATTGAGCCAGATAATTGATCTTAACAGGAGTAACAATTAAAGTTAACGTTTCTTGCCAACCTTGCCCCGCCAATTCTGCCAGAATATCCCCATAACAGCGAATTTTCCAGCTACCTATTCCTAAATCTCGATAGGAAAAAATTTCTAGCCAACCCCCAGCATCCGATCGATAATAATGGGTATATCGTTCGCTACTTTCGGGAGATTCGTAATCGATACGCACTTCAATATGAGCAAAAGGAGAATCCAGACGGGCCAAAAGACGATAGTTTCCCGAGACAATTTCTAGAGAATTATTAGAAATTGTGCTTCCGTGATTCTCCCCTTGTTTTTGCAGTATAAATTCCATAATCTTAGCCTAGGACTGATGTTTGGCCTCTTAGGTTTGGTGGGTAAAATGTATTCTAGGATACAGTCCCGCCAGCGAGCGAGTGGAACGAACCACAAAGACACAAAGGACACAAAGAATAAGAGAGCCTAATGTTTGCCCATGACGCTAAAACTTAGGATTTGTGCCGGGAGATTTGCGCTTTTAATTCCCTTGCTTGTGTCAATAAATCCGCTTGGGTTAGACTAATTTGTTCTTGGGTGGCCATCCATTTCAGTTGTACCGTGCCATTTTCAGCCTCAGCATCCCCCAAAATTATACAGCCCACGGCCTTAGCTCGATCGGCCCGTTTAAATTGTTTTCCGAAAGCGCTGCCGCTTAAGTCTAACTCAACGCTAAACCCCAATCCGCGTAATTGTTGCGCTAACACCACACTGCGGGCCTCAGCTTTTTCTCCTTTGGAGACGAGATAAAAATCGGGAACCAAAAAAGATAAAGATTGCTTTTGTTGTAATAATATAATCAGACGTTCTAAACCGATCGCCCAACCCACTGCTGGCGTGTCTGGACCGCCTAATTGAGCTATTAAACCATCATAACGACCACCACCGCAAACCGTGGCTTGAGCGCCTAAATCATCGGACTGAATTTCAAAGGCCGTATGGGTGTAATAGTCCAATCCTCGCACTAAACAGGGATTAAGATTATAGATAACTCCCAAATCAGTTAGTAAAGATTGCACCCGTTCAAAATGCTTTTGAGAATCACTGCCGAGATGCTCAAGAATACTGGGGGCATTCTCACAGATAATCTTGGTTTTCTCGTCCTTACTATCCAAAATTCGCAGGGGATTTTTTTCTAATCTCTGTTGAGAATCCGCGTCTAAATCAGCTTTGTAGGGAGTCAAATAATCTAGCAGGGCCTGACGATAATTTTGCCTATCTTGGGCATTTCCCAGGGAATTAAGGTCTAATTTTAGGTTTTCTAGCCCCACAGCTTTTAATATCTCGCTGGCAAGGGTAATTACTTCCACATCCGCCCTAGGGTCATCAGTTCCCAACAATTCGACCCCAATTTGATGAAACTGTCGCTGCCTACCCGCTTGCGGACGTTCATAACGAAACATCGGCCCCTTATACCAGAGTCTTTGTACTCCTCCGGCGGCCTGTAATTTGTGTTCAATGTAGGCGCGAACGACCCCAGCCGTTCCCTCCGGTCGCAAAGTCAGGGAACGTTGACCGCGATCAAAGAAAGTGTACATTTCTTTACCCACCACGTCCGTCGCTTCCCCGATACCCCGTTCAAAAAGTTGCGTCTGTTCAAAAATGGGAGTTCGTATCTCTTGATACAGCGCAGTCCCTAAAATTCTGCTGGCAGTTTCCTCTAACCACTGCCAGTAACCGATCTCCGCCGGTAAAATATCTTTTGTGCCTCGGATTGCCTGGATTTCGCCCATAGTTCTCTGTATTTTTATCCCTATTTGAACAATCTTAAACCGCTTAGAGTCACTAATACCGTCGATCCTTCATGACCGATAACACCCAGAGGTAAAGTTATATCACCGGCAAAATTGGCTATTAGCAATATGCCGATAAACGCGAGGGCGAAAGTGATATTCTGTTTAACGATGCGATTGGCACGACGACCAAGGTTAATCGCGCTGGGAATTTTGGCTAAATTATCGGACATAAGGATAATATCGGCCGTTTCCAAGGCCACATCACTACCAGCTTTTCCCATGGCAATCCCCACATTAGCCATAGCTAAAGCGGGCGCGTCATTAATGCCATCCCCCACCATAGCGACAGTGTGATATTTTTCTTGCAGATTTTGGATAACGCTTAACTTATCTTCTGGCAGTAAATCAGCGTAAACTTCCTCAATACCGAGTTTTTCAGCGACTTGATCGGCACTTTGTTGATTATCACCCGTAATTAAAACGATATGTTCGATACCGATCTTTTTTAGCTGCTTCACCAGATTAACTGCCGATTCCCGCAGGGTATCGGCCACAGCGATCGCACCAAGTATCTGATTCTCTTGTACTACCCATACCAGGGTTTTGCCTTCTTTTTGTAAACGTTCGCGCATAGCTAGAATATTCTGGTCAAGATCAGTAATATGGTCACGAATATAGGCAAAATTGCCCACAGATACCGACTTATCGGCAATTTTTCCCGTGATACCCCGTCCCGATACCGCTTGCACCTGATTAGCACTGAAGAAATTTATACCACGTTCCCTGGCTGTGGCGGTAATAGCGGATCCGATGGGATGTTCCGAACAGGATTCTAGGGCTGCAGCCACCGCTAACACCTCATTTTCACTGACTGCATGGATAGGGATAATTTCCACCACTTGCAACTTACCAAGGGTGAGAGTGCCGGTTTTATCAAAAGCGATCGCTCGTATGCGGCCGATCATCTCCAATCTTGCGCCATTTTTGAATAAAATCCCCTGTTTTGCGCCGTTAGCGATACCCGATAACAAAGCTGGCATAATTGAGGCCATTAAAGCACAGGGAGAGGCCACCACAAGAAAAATTAAGGCCCGATAGATAGTAGTTTCCCAGGTCCAACCCCAGAGAAAAGGCGGTAAAATCCCGAAAATTAAGCCCAAAATCACGATAATTTTCGCATAACCCCGCTCGAAACCTTCGATAAACTCTTGGGAGGGAGGGGATTCATTTTGTGCTTTTTCTACCAAACGAATCACCCTCTCAATTAAGCGACTTTCGGGGGGAGTTTCCACCTTTAAACGTAGCACTCCCGCACCGTTGAGAGTTCCCGCAAAGACTTCTTCACCGATGGTTTTATCCACGGGAAGGGATTCTCCGGTAATTGGCGCTTGATTGATGGGACTGTTTCCCTCCATAATAATGCCGTCAATGGGGATTAATTCACCCGGTTTGACCAAAACTGTGTCACCTATCCGTAATTGCTTGATAGGAACCTCTTTTTCCCTATCTCCCGTGATTAATCTAGCAGTATCGGGAGTCATCGCCATGAGAGAACGAATATTGCGATCGGTTTTTGCCATGGCAATCTGTTCTAATGCACCACTAATGGCGAAAATCAGGATTAAAACGGCTCCATCGATGATGAGATAGTAATTACTATCCCAGAGTCCCAAAATCGCCGCCCCCAAGGCCGCTACAATCATTAACAGGTCCACATCCAGTTCTTTTTCCTCCCATAAAGTCGTCAATCCTGCTTGGGTACTCTCGTATCCTCCCACCAGATATGCGATCGCTAGTAGGATAAAAGCCGGGCCGATCAGATTAAGGTGTAGGCATAACCAACCAAAAAAGACTAAAATAGCGCAAATTCCTGCGGCAACTGCCGAGGAATACTCAGACAACCAAGAGGACGAGATACTCTGAATCATGGATCGATGGCAATTACTTTTCTCCCCATTCTAGAAAAAATTAGATCGATGCAGAAAACCCCTATGTGGTATTCACCGGTGCGAAGGCTCTCTTAGGTTTGCTGGTTAAAATGTATTCTAAGATACAGTCCTGCTGGCGAGGGAGTGGAAGGAACCACAGAGGCACAAAGGACACAAAGATCGATCACTACATTCAGTTAAACTGATCAGACAAAGAAGAGTGGAAGGAACCACAGAGGCACAAAGGACACAAAGATCGATCACTACATTCAGTTAAACTGATCAGACAAAGAAGAAGAGAGCCGTGCGAGTTACGAGGAAGCGGAAAATTGGCTATTAGAGGACGAGTATGAACCCCGAAAGGGACGAATTTCGGCAGTAGAGATATAATTTCCTTATCTGTGCGAAACGTTTAGGCATGAAATAGGGTTGAAATGCCTGAAATAACCGCCTAGTAAGGTCTTCAGTCCCCCGACTGAATCTAAGAGGTCAACCCAGACCAACCTTATAACTGTTTATATGTCCCGACGTTTAGTATCACCCGATACAAAATAGGCAAGGGGACTCAAGGTCAAAACACTTTGTAACAACTATTTACAATCGTTACAAAGGTGAGAGTAACGGCGATAGCCACCCCCAGTTTCAGAAGTCACAACCCTGAAATTGAAGCGGGGAACGGAAGGCTCCGAGGTGCAACCTAACACCAGCAGCGAGACCACTGCCAACAGCCCAGGATTAAGCGAAAGCTGAACGTCTGACATGAACCATCGTAACAATTAAGCAGTGAAATAAGGTTGACACACTGCGTTCAAAAGAACAAGGGGAATAAGTGAGGGACTTGATAAGCTACTCACACAGACCTTTTAAAGTACCCCGGTGGAAAAGACGAATCTAAAGGATGGAAAGCCCATATAAACGGAACGTGATAACCCCTTTCAGGCTCTGAGTATCGGTCGAAATACCCAGTAGTGAGAAGTGTAAGCGCAAGCCTTAAAGGGGGTGAGATGTAACCAAAAGCCAACGCTTGACGTTAATAGTCAAGATACGCTAACAGGTTACGGTTTGATTGTAAGGATAGAGTCTAGTAGGAGTCTATATGACGAAATCGAGAAAAGGTAAAGGGTTCGGGAAACCGAAAACCACTAAGACTACGAATGTATGGAAGGCTATCAATTGGGCGAAAGTCCAAAGATATGTCTTCAAGCTCCAAAAGAGGATATACCAAGCGGCTAAATCGGGACAGGATGCAAAGGTTAGAAGGTTGCAACGTCTATTGGTGAAATCGTACTACGCTCGTCTATTAGCGGTTCGCAAAGTAACCCAAGATAATCAAGGAAAGAAAACAGCAGGAGTTGATGGGAAGATAGTAATATCCCCAGAACAAAGGCTAAATCTAACCGAAGAAATTAAGGGAACACTTAAAGCAAAACCGTTAAGAAGGGTATGGATTCCTAAACCCGGCAGGGATGAAAAACGCCCATTAGGAATACCAACCATCAAAGACAGAGCTAGACAAGCGGTGATTAAATCGGCACTTGAACCAGAATGGGAAGCAAAAATGGAAGGAACCAGCTATGGTTTCCGACCCGGAAGGTCTGCCCATGACGCAATATCGAGGATATACCTCAGCATTAATAAGGGTAATTACTTTGTGTTAGATGCTGATATTGCCAAGTGTTTTGACCGAATTAATCACAACTTCCTACTGTCAAGAATTCATTGTCCCAGTGCCTTGAAAAGAGACATAAAACAATGGCTCAAAGCAGGAGTATTGGATAAAGGCGTATTTGAAGAAACAGAAACAGGGACACCACAAGGAGGGGTAATAAGTCCACTACTTGCTAACATCGCACTGGATGGAATGGCAAGATTAATCGAAACACTATTCCCCAAAAAGGGAAATGGTACAAATCAAGCTGTTTTAATAAGGTACGCCGATGATTTTGTGGTGATTTCACCTTCACTCGAAATCATTGAACAGTGCAAAACTGCTATCTCCGAATGGTTAAAACCGATAGGATTAGAACTCAAACCAGAAAAAACCAGAGTGTGTCATACACTCAAACCCATTGAATATAATGGAAAAACGGAAGAACCAGGATTTGACTTTCTAGGATTCAACATCAGACAATACCCAGCCGGAAAATATAAAGCGGGAAAAATATGTAAAGGAACACCCAAGACATTCCTAACACACATTAAACCTAGCCAAAAAGCAGTTAAAGCCCACACAGAAGCGATTAAAGGTGTAATCAAAAAACACAAAACCGCACCTCAATCAGCCCTGATTAGTCGACTAAACCCAATCATAAGAGGATGGGGGAACTACTATTCAGGAGTAGTATCTATGGATACTTTCACAAAACTAGACCATACAATCTGGTTGATGTTAAGGGCATGGACAGTATCAAGATGCAGAAAAGCGAACTACGAAAAGCTGAGAAATTACTTTAGACCGGGTACAGTTAAACTCAGCAATGGGAAAGAAAGACAAGAATCCTGGTTATTTCAAACCAAAGACGGTCTCCACTTATGGCAACATAATTGGATACCAATTGTCAGACATACCTTAGCACGCTCCGACGCATCACCATTCGACGGAAATTGGACCTACTGGGCAACCAGAAGAGGACAAGCAATCGACACACCGACAAGAGTAGCCAAACTACTTAAGAAGCAACAAGGCAAGTGTAACCGATGTGGGCAATACTTCACCCCATCGGACTTAATTGAAGTTGACCACATCCACCCTCTCAGCCTAGGCGGAAAGGATGAATATAAAAACCTTCAATTACTACACCGCCACTGTCATGATGAAAAATCAGCTTCAGATGGAAGCCTCGATATACCCACAAGACAAAGTATACAGGCAACCACAGAGAAGTCAAGCGGTATCCTTAACAAAGGAACAATCAAACTAGGAGCCGTGTGAGGTGAAAGTCTCAAGCACGGTTCTGAATGGGAGGGGAGGTCGGTGACGACCTTCTCGACCCCTAATTCCTTTCCGCTTTTCTTCAAAACCCTTATTCTGTATGCTGTTTAGCAAGAATTAGCGATCGCCGCTTAACCAACTCAGGCCCTAATAGGTAAAATATAAGCTGGGAGATTATAGTGAGAAGTTATGAAGTTGACTGTAACACTTGACCGTGACGAGGATGGGGTTTGGGTTGTAGAATGCCCCAGTATTCCGGGTTGTGTCAGCCAAGGTCAAACGAGAGCAGAAGCTCTAGAAAATATCAGAGATGCGATTATCGCTTGCCTTGAAGTTCGTGCAGAACGTGGACTACCGCTCACGATTGAAACTTGTCAAGTAGAGGTAATGGCCTAATCATGTCCTCTGCTCTTCCTGTTCTCAGCGGACGTGAAGTAGTCCGAATATTTGAAACCTTTGGCTGGCAAGTTGCGCGTCAAAGTGGAAGCCATATCATTATGGTTAAGGAGGGTGAACAGGTAACACTCTCTGTTCCTGATCATCGTGAAGTGGCTAAAGGTACGCTTCGTAGTCTTATTCGTACTGCTGGAATTACTTTACAAGAATTTGTTTCTGGCATGAGATGAACAAACAAGTCGAGGAAGCGGAAAATTGGCTATTAGAGGACGAATTTGAACCGGTAGAGGGACGACTTTCGGCAGTAGAGATATAATTTCCTTATCTGTGCGAAACGTTTAGGCATGAAATAGGGCTGAAATGCCTGAAATAACCGCCTAGTAAGGTCTTCAGTCCCCCGACTGAATCTAAGAGGTCAACCCAGACCAACCTTATAACTGTTTATATGTCCCGACGTTTAGTATCACCCGATACAAAATAGGCAAGGGGACTCAAGGTCAAAACACTTTGTAACAATTATTTACAATCGTTACAAAGGTGAGAGTAACGGCGATAGCCACCCCCAGTTTCAGAAGTCACAACCCTGAAATTGAAGCGGGGAACGGAAGGCTCCGAGGTGCAACCTAACACCAGCAGCGAGACCACTGCCAACAGCCCAGGATTAAGCGAAAGCTGAACGTCTGACATGAACCATCGTAACAATTAAGCAGTGAAATAAGGTTGACACACTGCGTTCAAAAGAACAAGGGGAATAAGTGAGGGACTTGATAAGCTACTCACACAGACCTTTTAAAGTACCCCGGTGGAAAAGACGAATCTAAAGGATTGAAAGCCCATATAAACGGAACGTGATAACCCCTTTCAGGCTCTGAGTATCGGTCGAAATACCCAGTAGTGAGAAGTGTAAGCGCAAGCCTTAAAGGGGGTGAGATGTAACCAAAAGCCAACGCTTGACGTTAATAGTCAAGATACGCTAACAGGTTACGGTTTGATTGTAAGGATAGAGTCTAGTAGGAGTCTATATGACGAAATCGAGAAAAGGTAAAGGGTTCGGGAAACCGAAAACCACTAAGACTACGAATGTATGGAAGGCTATCAATTGGGCGAAAGTCCAAAGATATGTCTTCAAGCTCCAAAAGAGGATATACCAAGCGGCTAAATCGGGACAGGATGCAAAGGTTAGAAGGTTGCAACGTCTATTGGTGAAATCGTACTACGCTCGTCTATTAGCGGTTCGCAAAGTAACCCAAGATAATCAAGGAAAGAAAACAGCAGGAGTTGATGGGAAGATAGTAATATCCCCAGAACAAAGGCTAAATCTAACCGAAGAAATTAAGGGAACACTTAAAGCAAAACCGTTAAGAAGGGTATGGATTCCTAAACCCGGCAGGGATGAAAAACGCCCATTAGGAATACCAACCATCAAAGACAGAGCTAGACAAGCGGTGATTAAATCGGCACTTGAACCAGAATGGGAAGCAAAAATGGAAGGAACCAGCTATGGTTTCCGACCCGGAAGGTCTGCCCATGACGCAATATCGAGGATATACCTCAGCATTAATAAGGGTAATTACTTTGTGTTAGATGCTGATATTGCCAAGTGTTTTGACCGAATTAATCACAACTTCCTACTGTCAAGAATTCATTGTCCCAGTGCCTTGAAAAGAGACATAAAACAATGGCTCAAAGCAGGAGTATTGGATAAAGGCGTATTTGAAGAAACAGAAACAGGGACACCACAAGGAGGGGTAATAAGTCCACTACTTGCTAACATCGCACTGGATGGAATGGCAAGATTAATCGAAACACTATTCCCCAAAAAGGGAAATGGTACAAATCAAGCTGTTTTAATAAGGTACGCCGATGATTTTGTGGTGATTTCACCTTCACTCGAAATCATTGAACAGTGCAAAACTGCTATCTCCGAATGGTTAAAACCGATAGGATTAGAACTCAAACCAGAAAAAACCAGAGTGTGTCATACACTCAAACCCATTGAATATAATGGAAAAACGGAAGAACCAGGATTTGACTTTCTAGGATTCAACATCAGACAATACCCAGCCGGAAAATATAAAGCGGGAAAAATATGTAAAGGAACACCCAAGACATTCCTAACACACATTAAACCTAGCCAAAAAGCAGTTAAAGCCCACACAGAAGC
This portion of the Microcystis aeruginosa NIES-2549 genome encodes:
- a CDS encoding type II toxin-antitoxin system RelE/ParE family toxin, which produces MILSFRNTATEDIFNGEDTKKARKVCPRNLWNVARRKLDLVDSATSLDDLRVPPNNRLEVLVGDRQGQYSIRINDQYRICFIWTVNGAKMVEIVDYHSS
- a CDS encoding type II toxin-antitoxin system HicB family antitoxin; translation: MKLTVTLDRDEDGVWVVECPSIPGCVSQGQTRAEALENIRDAIIACLEVRAERGLPLTIETCQVEVMA
- a CDS encoding HigA family addiction module antitoxin, yielding MVRIPTHRRPTHPGQMLKEEFLQPMGITQRQLADAIGVPYRQINEIVNGRRGITPSTALRLAKYLQVSPDFWLNLQIRLDLFDIKQKESEQIEKILPSPTTVITREGGS
- a CDS encoding type II toxin-antitoxin system HicA family toxin; its protein translation is MSSALPVLSGREVVRIFETFGWQVARQSGSHIIMVKEGEQVTLSVPDHREVAKGTLRSLIRTAGITLQEFVSGMR
- a CDS encoding heavy metal translocating P-type ATPase is translated as MIQSISSSWLSEYSSAVAAGICAILVFFGWLCLHLNLIGPAFILLAIAYLVGGYESTQAGLTTLWEEKELDVDLLMIVAALGAAILGLWDSNYYLIIDGAVLILIFAISGALEQIAMAKTDRNIRSLMAMTPDTARLITGDREKEVPIKQLRIGDTVLVKPGELIPIDGIIMEGNSPINQAPITGESLPVDKTIGEEVFAGTLNGAGVLRLKVETPPESRLIERVIRLVEKAQNESPPSQEFIEGFERGYAKIIVILGLIFGILPPFLWGWTWETTIYRALIFLVVASPCALMASIMPALLSGIANGAKQGILFKNGARLEMIGRIRAIAFDKTGTLTLGKLQVVEIIPIHAVSENEVLAVAAALESCSEHPIGSAITATARERGINFFSANQVQAVSGRGITGKIADKSVSVGNFAYIRDHITDLDQNILAMRERLQKEGKTLVWVVQENQILGAIAVADTLRESAVNLVKQLKKIGIEHIVLITGDNQQSADQVAEKLGIEEVYADLLPEDKLSVIQNLQEKYHTVAMVGDGINDAPALAMANVGIAMGKAGSDVALETADIILMSDNLAKIPSAINLGRRANRIVKQNITFALAFIGILLIANFAGDITLPLGVIGHEGSTVLVTLSGLRLFK
- the hisS gene encoding histidine--tRNA ligase, whose amino-acid sequence is MGEIQAIRGTKDILPAEIGYWQWLEETASRILGTALYQEIRTPIFEQTQLFERGIGEATDVVGKEMYTFFDRGQRSLTLRPEGTAGVVRAYIEHKLQAAGGVQRLWYKGPMFRYERPQAGRQRQFHQIGVELLGTDDPRADVEVITLASEILKAVGLENLKLDLNSLGNAQDRQNYRQALLDYLTPYKADLDADSQQRLEKNPLRILDSKDEKTKIICENAPSILEHLGSDSQKHFERVQSLLTDLGVIYNLNPCLVRGLDYYTHTAFEIQSDDLGAQATVCGGGRYDGLIAQLGGPDTPAVGWAIGLERLIILLQQKQSLSFLVPDFYLVSKGEKAEARSVVLAQQLRGLGFSVELDLSGSAFGKQFKRADRAKAVGCIILGDAEAENGTVQLKWMATQEQISLTQADLLTQARELKAQISRHKS